In a genomic window of Papilio machaon chromosome 4, ilPapMach1.1, whole genome shotgun sequence:
- the LOC106713864 gene encoding ester hydrolase C11orf54 homolog isoform X1 encodes MVLVGRSSLFYLNFIVVIVVEAAVIDTNNLSNMATVDYTKVPIQTKALYVPPLEEMADVLSHELRSTFETVEVSVVDCPDLTQPPFDLQAPGISGNATLVEIGGPPYLMPLVQRDKVYDLAALLRHLRRDPALLTGAGAGPWPYIGVNCEGIINLRMQDGAVRQGTRVVSVQPVGAAKGSSGYLQRRLPDAETRTALLGNYLLSDGAPGKVLRVVAKRRVGADNFITAIRRALQARYGERGVGLGGAFVLREGRVKHHVMPDFSSTALCSDEDIDRWLHYFEMRAPIVHVGTLVTADLGLDLRVQHFHGFSAHGDGGHYHYDTTPDSVHYEGYFTPADTIVRVDAPRDTHAFGRD; translated from the exons atgGTTCTCGTCGGACGTTCGAGtctcttttatttaaactttattgttgTAATAGTAGTTGAAGCTGCGGTAATcgatacaaataatttatcgaA CATGGCGACAGTAGACTACACGAAGGTGCCCATCCAGACGAAGGCGCTGTACGTGCCGCCATTGGAGGAGATGGCCGACG TACTGTCGCACGAGCTGCGGTCCACGTTTGAGACTGTGGAGGTGTCCGTGGTGGACTGCCCCGACCTTACGCAGCCTCCCTTCGACCTGCAAGCGCCAG GCATATCGGGTAACGCGACGCTGGTGGAGATCGGCGGACCGCCATACCTGATGCCTCTGGTGCAGCGCGATAAGGTGTACGACTTGGCGGCGCTGCTGCGGCATCTGCGCCGCGACCCCGCGCTGCTGACAGGCGCCGGCGCCGGGCCCTGGCCCTACATCGGCGTTAACTGCGAG GGCATCATCAACCTCCGCATGCAAGACGGCGCGGTGCGGCAGGGCACGCGCGTGGTGAGCGTGCAGCCGGTGGGCGCGGCCAAGGGCAGCAGCGGCTACCTGCAGCGCCGCCTGCCCGACGCCGAGACGCGCACGGCGCTGCTCGGCAACTACCTGCTGAGCGACGGCGCGCCCGGCAAAGTGCTGCGGGTGGTGGCCAAGCGGCGAGTCGGCGCCGACAACTTCATCACGGCCATCAGACGCGCTCTGCAGGCGCGGTACGGGGAGCGCGGGGTGGGGCTGGGCGGCGCCTTCGTGCTGCGCGAGGGCCGCGTCAAGCACCACGTGATGCCGGACTTCTCGTCGACGGCGCTGTGCAGCGACGAGGACATCGACCGCTGGCTGCACTACTTCGAGATGCGCGCGCCCATCGTGCACGTGGGCACGCTCGTCACCGCCGACCTGGGGCTGGACCTGCGCGTGCAGCACTTCCACGGGTTCAGCGCGCACGGCGACGGCGGCCACTACCACTACGACACGACGCCCGACTCCGTGCACTACGAGGGCTACTTCACGCCCGCCGACACCATCGTGCGTGTGGACGCGCCGCGGGACACGCACGCATTCGGCCGAGACTGA
- the LOC123723608 gene encoding vacuolar protein sorting-associated protein 13D-like, whose translation MGQPGDLVGAASPLVHAGGGGAAGAALHAAAELMPAPARRYNAYYFRHLVVALRPVAVRLEERLILVLWAWAEQWGGDAQAAEQPDEVEYETRRVLTELTALHATRYYFALIKLIPGQIRLSMYTASKLEPALGALKQRLGLTLVRFEHAAVELEPFVRTHVFDTAACLARHALQHFKDELKWQAAKILGSVDFLGNPLGFMADVSEGVSGLLLEGNVGALVKNVTHGISNSAAKVTESLGDGLERVVGDEAHEETRRRIRSAAAGAHLAAGLRGLGLGLLGGMTSLVKHSYEGATQEGLGGFVSGVGKGLVGTVTKPVIGVLDLAAAAAAAVRESSARAGRAAPARTREPRPAPHTAALTRYCPAAARGAQLLHALAPPASPALVHPERFLAYRPVRGAPHDIRALLTDTHLRIFTCKHDTPQIVMETHLSNLVSCTAVYAEGAHLVELCVRGAGAGAGAGAGEAVRRPRVQCDSGELATWLARSAAHARQLHRDLAHTLLPHPDLG comes from the exons ATGGGACAACCAGGTGAC CTGGTGGGTGCGGCGAGCCCGCTGGTGCACGCGGGCgggggcggcgcggcgggcgcggcgctgCACGCGGCGGCCGAGCTGATGCCGGCGCCGGCGCGCCGCTACAACGCTTACTACTTCCGCCATCTCGTAGTCGCGCTGCGCCCCGTCGCCGTGCGCCTCGAGGAGAG GTTGATCCTGGTGCTGTGGGCGTGGGCGGAGCAGTGGGGCGGAGACGCGCAGGCGGCCGAGCAGCCCGACGAGGTGGAGTACGAGACTCGGCGCGTGCTCACCGAGCTGACGGCGCTGCACGCCACGCGGTACTACTTCGCACTCATCAAGCTCATCCCCGGACAG ATCCGGCTGTCGATGTACACGGCCAGCAAGCTGGAGCCTGCGCTGGGCGCGCTGAAGCAGCGGCTGGGCCTGACGCTGGTGCGGTTCGAGCACGCCGCCGTCGAGCTGGAGCCCTTCGTGCGCACTCACGTGTTCGACACGGCGGCCTGCCTCGCGCGACACGCCCTGCAACACTTCAAGGAC GAGCTCAAGTGGCAGGCGGCCAAGATCCTGGGCTCGGTGGACTTCCTGGGCAACCCGCTGGGCTTCATGGCGGACGTGTCGGAGGGCGTGTCGGGCCTGCTGCTCGAGGGCAACGTGGGCGCGCTCGTCAAGAACGTCACCCACGGCATCTCCAACTCGGCGGCCAAAGTCACAG AGTCCCTGGGCGACGGGCTGGAGCGCGTGGTGGGCGACGAGGCGCACGAGGAGACGCGGCGGCGCATCCGCAGCGCGGCCGCCGGCGCACACCTCGCCGCCGGACTGCGCGGCCTCGGCCTCGGCCTGCTCG GTGGCATGACGTCCCTGGTGAAACACAGCTACGAGGGCGCGACGCAGGAGGGGCTCGGCGGGTTCGTGAGCGGCGTGGGCAAGGGCCTCGTGGGCACCGTCACCAAGCCCGTCATAGGCGTGCTGGACCTGGCGGCCGCGGCCGCGGCGGCGGTGCGGGAGTCGAGTGCGCGCGCGGGCCGGGCGGCGCCGGCGCGCACTCGCGAGCCCCGCCCGGCGCCGCACACGGCCGCACTGACGCGCTACTGcccggcggcggcgcgcggggCGCAGCTGCTGCACGCGCTGGCGCCCCCCGCCTCGCCCGCGCTGGTGCACCCCGAGCGCTTCCTAGCGTACCGGCCGGTGCGCGGTGCGCCGCACGACATCCGCGCCCTGCTCACCGACACGCACCTCAGGATCTTCACCTGCAAGCACGACACGCCGCAAATCGTCATGGAGACCCATCTCAG CAACCTGGTGTCGTGCACGGCGGTGTACGCGGAGGGCGCGCACCTGGTGGAGCTGTGCGTGCGCggtgcgggtgcgggtgcgggcgcgggcgcgggcgaggCGGTGCGGCGGCCGCGCGTGCAGTGCGACAGCGGCGAGCTGGCGACGTGGCTGGCGCGCTCGGCGGCGCACGCGCGTCAGCTGCACCGCGACCTGGCGCACACGCTGCTGCCGCATCCCGACCTCGGCTGA
- the LOC106713864 gene encoding ester hydrolase C11orf54 homolog isoform X2, translating into MATVDYTKVPIQTKALYVPPLEEMADVLSHELRSTFETVEVSVVDCPDLTQPPFDLQAPGISGNATLVEIGGPPYLMPLVQRDKVYDLAALLRHLRRDPALLTGAGAGPWPYIGVNCEGIINLRMQDGAVRQGTRVVSVQPVGAAKGSSGYLQRRLPDAETRTALLGNYLLSDGAPGKVLRVVAKRRVGADNFITAIRRALQARYGERGVGLGGAFVLREGRVKHHVMPDFSSTALCSDEDIDRWLHYFEMRAPIVHVGTLVTADLGLDLRVQHFHGFSAHGDGGHYHYDTTPDSVHYEGYFTPADTIVRVDAPRDTHAFGRD; encoded by the exons ATGGCGACAGTAGACTACACGAAGGTGCCCATCCAGACGAAGGCGCTGTACGTGCCGCCATTGGAGGAGATGGCCGACG TACTGTCGCACGAGCTGCGGTCCACGTTTGAGACTGTGGAGGTGTCCGTGGTGGACTGCCCCGACCTTACGCAGCCTCCCTTCGACCTGCAAGCGCCAG GCATATCGGGTAACGCGACGCTGGTGGAGATCGGCGGACCGCCATACCTGATGCCTCTGGTGCAGCGCGATAAGGTGTACGACTTGGCGGCGCTGCTGCGGCATCTGCGCCGCGACCCCGCGCTGCTGACAGGCGCCGGCGCCGGGCCCTGGCCCTACATCGGCGTTAACTGCGAG GGCATCATCAACCTCCGCATGCAAGACGGCGCGGTGCGGCAGGGCACGCGCGTGGTGAGCGTGCAGCCGGTGGGCGCGGCCAAGGGCAGCAGCGGCTACCTGCAGCGCCGCCTGCCCGACGCCGAGACGCGCACGGCGCTGCTCGGCAACTACCTGCTGAGCGACGGCGCGCCCGGCAAAGTGCTGCGGGTGGTGGCCAAGCGGCGAGTCGGCGCCGACAACTTCATCACGGCCATCAGACGCGCTCTGCAGGCGCGGTACGGGGAGCGCGGGGTGGGGCTGGGCGGCGCCTTCGTGCTGCGCGAGGGCCGCGTCAAGCACCACGTGATGCCGGACTTCTCGTCGACGGCGCTGTGCAGCGACGAGGACATCGACCGCTGGCTGCACTACTTCGAGATGCGCGCGCCCATCGTGCACGTGGGCACGCTCGTCACCGCCGACCTGGGGCTGGACCTGCGCGTGCAGCACTTCCACGGGTTCAGCGCGCACGGCGACGGCGGCCACTACCACTACGACACGACGCCCGACTCCGTGCACTACGAGGGCTACTTCACGCCCGCCGACACCATCGTGCGTGTGGACGCGCCGCGGGACACGCACGCATTCGGCCGAGACTGA
- the LOC106713860 gene encoding vacuolar protein sorting-associated protein 13D — MAIGLVHPSPRGESLYGNPRLAQSTEAWGRHRTVSAGATPPAHAPPPAHAPPPAHAPPSLDEADVRTDILLTVNIELESPVVVVPRAAHSTQVFVAHLGRMSLTNRPGAPRNTRYNVSVRDISLASLDVGERLRRQPLSAENMGAVYDVSCGRPVLHDTALQLTLDLHERDHLPHCDVSGAIVGALQVSASREQYEQLLDTLRWVADSAYPDVRPPSPAPAPAPAAPAAPHNDAHPLMTNDKENAASAQGDALAEGAVPALVEPAVPTLRLDPQLRAAVLAVPPPQRAPELHAPRPRSHAPLTVSFEVSELAVELRADLGDGERSLVALIFREFALTYHHLRPHETDLQVSLHSVTMEDLTKEPESRHRVLLASHSPPAPRKSLFLSKSCPELRAPAAPPHLAPLHYMKHLTTSLPATINKSGVTNTERGRDKPGRSESKCGATPPCSPEPLEPLEPPERADSCDTFQMSGEEEADRPAGDDNLVWLSVHTRDPQHPNFYDRFDQVSKQTKVEFNCLKLVLSIDSWVAVLDFFGVAGDEPASEPTAEPSRPAGDGVASNGDSAALTETEVLVRSLSVVVVGGRGDACRALVSRAHVRTRSGRGARRVHATLDALSLVDLAPRAAPYAHRLRTRARHALALDYRRLSAAEAAAAGHETSLSVRMGPLTYVHTKRFVLELQAFARDFSLLRRVIAQARKKVSSAVASTRTDRMRLRLRCAAPLIVLPVSGRSRAALAAQLHLLHLDNCFRRAGDPDTISTLADPAAREREVLDVREVRLEGVTLRCWGAGRAGAPLLPAPATFALRIEHNLSDTHNVPDTSVQGTLTTLELALDAAQYRLVRGVLTHNLGEPCLDLLPPTTPTTAATPPQSATKTSNATQQVWTTWSLKLDLQDVRVRLAAAAGPLACVNFIKSRLLLETYSDLGQDVDLVSQEILVSDVRYADEPANRRGNVFSHIVQPLPDHRHSVQAEVHARKRQDSSAYTILINNMRLMAILDWWEAANQFIMQPPLPPTDPDLVHLEEACRMCLGGAGGGAQGGAEAEEAGPVELKLNVTDSQLVLVEDASVWDTNAVILKSTTVLRYSWGAARPVSCELSGLEVFSCVLGLEDETALAIVEPANLHAYLDSDRLLHVSMGTLNLRLSYHDMRMFAAMLQSLPVQARAALSGKSDATEPAGERDAPANSEHMLAADGCAAPRLLAARWARPARGPPPAPPDPPPSQPSAVWPLAAVKVSAECATLCVIDDCLDSDVPLLEVSLSDLHLDQDLRQVEETFPDPVLVSTPAGEAGAVPLGGGAGAGAGQLRAQLAIDYYNRTLSAWEPALEPWRFETKWEYTLSSALSLRRLQTEVSSADTLDVNVTAALLDLVRLVRGNWTADYYALPAAHPAHPARPAHPAHPAHPAPANSAQVSGNSAETSPKGSPAGHRRRAPFVPYALRNHTGHRLWFTTLLTTAEQLLESEAENGGGAGGVSAPDDSWVSVSAGDTEPFSFGLRRGRARSALHRLALRLPAWSPPDPVRVDQVGVFFRTITHQKSFAEARLVLEVTLEGSARKLVTVRSALQLVNQLPHAVEVRVDAAPAAASSHTPSHECTVALGAFACVGVGVGVGVGGCGGGAGGGAARRRLREACAVLHWRGVVRALPACRALAADTPQAHRALAAHCGPWGVARAGEGVSARAVQVSAGARWAAPLSAHAAALSVRPLPPRAPHAPALPPARLHWREVRSERDLLHHECRAPPSHVYRPLATIQDGRHHHHCLSWHRFCCVTVRERFPAGRAVAGHTLTLVPALRLENLLPLELQYRAGDVTGTLPPAHTRPFHEVNVEEGVEVSVKLEGFGWSSALSVGGAGSGAAAGGASFGARLKLRDLRGRRLYLNARVGVKKTDGIKVSISAAYWLVNRTGLPLVFRAEGGASEAAGQFAEHELARMVAPLLFSFADSDGGPTIAARLGTGITPNPEVDS, encoded by the exons ATGGCCATCGGCCTCGTGCACCCCAGTCCTCG GGGCGAGTCTCTTTACGGTAATCCGCGGCTGGCGCAGTCGACGGAGGCGTGGGGGAGGCACCGCACGGTCTCCGCGGGCGCCACGCCCCCCGCACACGCCCCGCCCCCCGCACACGCCCCGCCCCCCGCACACGCCCCGCCCTCGCTGGACGAGGCCGACGTGCGCACCGACATACTGCTCAC CGTCAACATTGAGTTGGAGTCGCCGGTGGTGGTGGTGCCCCGCGCGGCGCACAGCACGCAG GTGTTCGTTGCGCACCTCGGCCGCATGAGTCTCACAAACCGGCCCGGCGCGCCCAGGAACACGCGGTACAACGTGAGCGTGCGCGACATCTCTCTCGCCTCG CTGGACGTGGGCGAGCGCCTGCGCCGGCAGCCGCTGTCGGCGGAGAACATGGGCGCGGTGTACGACGTGTCCTGTGGCCGGCCCGTGCTGCACGACACCGCGCTGCAGCTGACCCTGGACCTGCACGAGCGCGACCACCTGCCGCAC TGCGACGTGAGCGGCGCGATAGTGGGCGCGCTGCAGGTGTCCGCCAGCCGCGAGCAGTACGAGCAGCTGTTGGACACTCTGCGCTGGGTCGCCGACTCCGCGTACCCCGACGTGCGCCCGCCcagccccgcccccgcccccgcacCCGCTGCCCCCGCTGCACCGCACAACGACGCACATCCACTAATGACCAATGACAAGGAG AACGCGGCGTCGGCGCAGGGTGATGCTCTGGCGGAGGGCGCGGTGCCGGCCCTGGTGGAGCCGGCGGTGCCCACGCTGCGGCTGGACCCACAGCTGCGCGCTGCCGTGCTGGCCGTGCCGCCCCCCCAGCGCGCGCCCGAGCTGCACGCGCCGCGCCCCCGCTCGCACGCCCCGCTCACCG TGTCGTTCGAGGTGTCGGAGCTGGCGGTGGAGCTGCGCGCGGACCTGGGCGACGGCGAGCGCAGCCTGGTGGCGCTCATCTTCCGCGAGTTCGCCCTCACCTACCATCACCTGCGCCCGCACGAGACCGACTTGCAG GTGTCGCTGCACTCGGTGACGATGGAGGATCTGACCAAGGAGCCGGAGTCGCGGCACCGAGTGCTGCTGGCCTCGCACTCGCCGCCCGCGCCCCGCAAGTCCCTCTTCCTGTCCAAGTCGTGCCCGGAGCTGCGCGCGCCCGCAGCCCCGCCGCACCTCGCGCCGCTGCACTACATGAAGCACCTCACGACCTCCCTGCCCGcaactatcaataaatcagGCGTCACGAATACAGAG CGCGGTCGAGACAAACCGGGCAGGTCGGAGAGCAAGTGCGGCGCGACTCCGCCGTGCTCGCCCGAGCCGCTCGAGCCCCTCGAGCCGCCCGAGCGGGCGGACTCCTGCGACACCTTCCAGATGTCCGGCGAGGAGGAGGCGGACCGGCCCGCCGGCGACGACAACCTGGTGTGGCTGTCCGTGCACACGCGCGACCCCCAACACCCTAACTTTTATGACAGATTTGATCAG GTATCGAAGCAAACTAAGGTGGAGTTTAACTGCCTAAAGCTGGTGCTGAGCATAGACAGCTGGGTGGCCGTGCTGGACTTCTTCGGCGTGGCCGGAGACGAGCCGGCCTCGGAGCCCACAGCCGAGCCCTCTCGCCCAG CCGGCGATGGAGTCGCGAGCAACGGTGATAGCGCGGCGCTGACGGAGACCGAGGTGTTGGTGCGCTCGCTGTCCGTGGTGGTGGTGGGCGGGCGCGGAGACGCGTGCCGCGCGCTCGTGTCGCGCGCGCACGTGCGTACGCGCAGCGGGCGTGGGGCGCGCCGCGTGCACGCCACGCTGGACGCGCTCTCGCTCGTCGACCTGGCGCCGCGCGCCGCGCCCTACGCGCACAGGCTGCGCACGCGCGCCCGACACGCGCTCGCTCTCGACTACAGAAG GCTGAGCGCGGcggaggcggcggcggcggggcACGAGACGAGCCTGAGCGTGCGCATGGGCCCGCTGACGTACGTGCACACGAAGCGCTTCGTGCTCGAGCTGCAGGCGTTCGCGCGCGACTTCAGCCTGCTGCGCCGTGTCATCGCGCAGGCGCGCAAGAAG GTGTCATCTGCGGTGGCGTCGACGCGCACGGACCGCATGCGGCTGCGGCTGAGGTGCGCGGCGCCGCTTATCGTGCTGCCGGTGTCGGGGCGGAGTCGCGCCGCGCTGGCCGCGCAGCTTCACCTGCTGCACCTCGACAACTGCTTCCGCCGCGCCGGCGACCCCGACACTATCAGCACGCTAGCCGACCCCGCCGCAC GCGAGCGCGAGGTGCTGGACGTGCGCGAGGTGCGGCTGGAGGGCGTGACGCTGCGCTGCTGGGGGGCGGGGCGGGCGGGCGCGCCGCTGCTGCCCGCCCCCGCCACCTTCGCGCTGCGCATAGAGCACAACCTCAGCGACACACACAAtg TGCCCGATACGAGCGTGCAGGGTACGCTGACCACGCTCGAGCTGGCGCTGGACGCGGCGCAGTACCGGCTAGTACGGGGGGTGCTCACCCACAACCTGGGCGAGCCCTGCCTAGACCTCCTACCACCCACCACGCCCACAACTGCTGCCACACCCCCACAGTCCGCTACTAAAACTTCGAATGCTACACAGCAG GTGTGGACGACGTGGTCGCTGAAGCTGGACCTGCAGGATGTGCGCGTGCGGCTGGCGGCGGCGGCCGGCCCGCTCGCCTGCGTCAACTTCATCAAGTCGCGCCTGCTGCTCGAGACATACTCCGACCTAGGCCAGGACGTGGACCTAGTTTCGCAG GAGATCCTGGTGAGCGACGTGCGGTACGCCGACGAGCCCGCCAACCGGCGCGGCAATGTGTTCAGCCACATCGTGCAGCCTCTGCCCGACCACCGCCACAGCGTGCAGGCCGAGGTGCACGCCAG GAAGCGTCAAGATTCTTCGGCCTATACGATTCTCATCAACAACATGCGTCTGATGGCCATCCTGGACTGGTGGGAGGCGGCCAACCAATTCATCATGCAGCCACCGCTGCCGCCCACAGACCCCGACCTCGTGCATCT CGAGGAGGCGTGCCGCATGTGTTTGGGCGGGGCCGGGGGCGGGGCGCAGGGCGGGGCGGAGGCGGAGGAGGCGGGGCCGGTGGAGCTGAAGCTCAACGTGACGGACTCGCAGCTCGTGCTGGTGGAGGACGCCTCTGTCTGGGACACCAATGCAGTTATACTGAAA AGCACGACGGTGCTGCGGTACTCGTGGGGCGCAGCGCGGCCGGTGTCGTGCGAGCTGAGCGGACTGGAGGTGTTCTCGTGCGTGCTGGGCCTGGAGGACGAGACGGCGCTCGCCATCGTCGAGCCCGCCAACCTGCACGCCTACCTCGACTCCGACCGCCTCCTACAC GTGTCGATGGGCACGCTGAACCTGCGGCTGTCGTACCACGACATGCGCATGTTCGCCGCCATGCTGCAGTCGCTGCCGGTGCAGGCGCGCGCCGCTCTCTCCG gcAAGTCGGATGCGACCGAGCCGGCGGGGGAGCGCGACGCGCCCGCCAACAGCGAGCACATGCTCGCAGCGGACGGGTGCGCCGCCCCGCGGCTGCTGGCGGCGCGCTGGGCGCGGCCTGCGCGGGGCCCGCCCCCCGCACCGCCCGACCCTCCGCCCTCACAGCCCTCCGCCGTCTGGCCACTCGCCGCGGTTAAG GTGAGCGCCGAGTGTGCCACGCTGTGCGTCATCGACGACTGCCTGGACTCCGACGTGCCGCTGCTGGAGGTCTCGCTGTCGGATCTGCATCTCGACCAG GACCTGCGTCAGGTGGAGGAGACGTTCCCGGACCCCGTGCTGGTGTCGACGCCGGCGGGGGAGGCGGGCGCGGTACCGCtggggggcggggcgggggcgggggcgggccAGCTGCGCGCGCAGCTCGCCATCGACTACTACAACCGCACGCTGTCCGCCTGGGAGCCAGCACTGGAACCTTGGAG GTTTGAGACAAAGTGGGAGTACACGCTGTCGTCGGCGCTGTCGCTGCGGCGGCTGCAGACGGAGGTGAGCAGCGCGGACACGCTGGACGTCAACGTGACGGCCGCGCTGCTGGACCTCGTGCGTCTCGTGCGCGGCAACTGGACCGCAGACTACTACGCGCTGCCCGCCGCGCACCCCGCGCACCCCGCACGCCCCGCGCACCCCGCGCACCCCGCGCACCCCGCGCCCGCCAACAGCGCACAAGTGAGCGGCAACAGCGCGGAGACGTCACCGAAGGGCAGCCCGGCGGGGCACCGACGGCGCGCGCCCTTCGTGCCATACGCGCTGCGCAACCACACCGGACACCGCCTCTGGTTCACCACGCTGCTCACCACCGCCGAACA ATTGTTAGAATCGGAGGCGGAGAATGGGGGCGGGGCCGGGGGCGTGTCCGCGCCCGACGACTCGTGGGTGTCGGTGTCCGCGGGCGATACGGAGCCCTTCTCATTCGGGCTGCGCCGCGGCCGCGCGCGCTCTGCGCTGCACCGGCTGGCGCTGCGCCTGCCCGCCTGGAGCCCGCCGGATCCCGTGCGGGTCGACCAAGTGGGCGTATTCTTCCGCACCATCACACACCAA AAGAGTTTTGCGGAGGCGCGGCTGGTGCTGGAGGTGACGCTGGAGGGGTCGGCGCGCAAGCTGGTGACGGTGCGGTCGGCGCTGCAGCTCGTCAACCAGCTGCCGCACGCCGTGGAGGTGCGCGTCgacgccgcgcccgccgctgCCTCCTCGCACACGCCCTCGCACG AGTGCACGGTAGCGCTGGGCGCTTTCGCGtgcgtgggcgtgggcgtgggcgtgggcgtgggcgggTGTGGGGGCGGGGCTGGAGGcggggcggcgcggcggcggctgcgCGAGGCGTGCGCggtgctgcactggcgcggTGTAGTGCGCGCGCTGCCCGCATGCCGCGCGCTCGCCGCCGACACGCCGCAAGCCCACCGCGCGCTCGCCGCGCACTGCG GGCCGTGGGGCGTGGCGCGCGCGGGCGAGGGCGTGTCGGCGCGCGCGGTGCAGGTGTCCGCCGGCGCGCGCTGGGCGGCGCCGCTGAGCGCGCACGCGGCGGCGCTGAGCGTGCGCCCGCTGCCGCCGCGCGCGCCGCATGCGCCCGCGCTGCCGCCCGCACGCCTCCACTGGCGCGAAGTGCGCTCAGAGCGCGACCTGCTGCACCACGAGTGTCGCGCGCCGCCATCGCACGTCTACAG ACCTTTAGCCACGATTCAAGATGGCCGCCATCACCACCATTGTTTATCGTGGCACAGGTTCTGCTGCGTGACAGTGCGGGAGCGGTTCCCGGCGGGGCGGGCGGTGGCGGGGCACACGCTGACGCTGGTGCCGGCGCTGCGTCTGGAGAACCTGCTGCCGCTCGAGCTGCAGTACCGCGCCGGCGACGTCACCGGCACGCTGCCGCCCGCCCACACCAGACCCTTCCACGAG GTGAACGTGGAGGAGGGCGTCGAGGTGAGCGTGAAGCTGGAGGGGTTCGGATGGTCGTCGGCGCTGAGCGTGGGCGGTGCGGGCTCGGGCGCGGCGGCCGGGGGCGCCTCCTTCGGCGCGCGTCTCAAGCTGCGCGACCTGCGCGGCCGCAGACTGTACCTCAACGCCCGGGTCGGGGTCAAGAAGACGGACGGCATTAAG GTGTCCATCTCCGCGGCGTACTGGCTGGTGAACCGCACGGGGCTGCCGCTGGTGTTCCGGGCGGAGGGGGGCGCCAGCGAGGCGGCCGGACAGTTCGCCGAGCACGAGCTGGCGCGCATGGTGGCGCCGCTGCTCTTCTCCTTCGCGGACTCGGACGGCGGACCCACCATCGCCGCGCGTCTCGGCACCGGCATCACCCCCAACCCTGAGGTCGATTCGTAA